Proteins from one Telopea speciosissima isolate NSW1024214 ecotype Mountain lineage chromosome 1, Tspe_v1, whole genome shotgun sequence genomic window:
- the LOC122648696 gene encoding high mobility group B protein 1-like has product MKSAKGKGALKKDTKEALKAVDDRKLGKRKAAAKTDKGSNRPAKKEKAAAKDPNKPKRPPSAFFVFLEDFRKTYKQEHPNVKAVSAVGKAGGEKWKSMSAAEKATYEAKAAKRKSEYEKTMAAYNKKQESMADDGDEESDRSRSEVHDDDEEESAEEEEDEDEDDD; this is encoded by the exons ATGAAGTCTGCCAAAGGGAAGGGGGCATTGAAGAAGGACACAAAGGAAGCTTTAAAGGCTGTTGACGACAG AAAGCTTGGTAAGCGGAAGGCTGCTGCAAAGACAGACAAGGGTAGCAATAGACCGGCCAAGAAGGAGAAAGCTGCCGCGAAAGACCCTAACAAACCAAAGAGGCCACCAAGTGCTTTCTTTGTCTTTCT AGAGGATTTCCGAAAGACTTACAAGCAAGAGCATCCAAATGTGAAGGCTGTCTCAGCT GTTGGGAAAGCTGGCGGTGAGAAGTGGAAATCAATGTCTGCTGCT GAGAAAGCTACTTATGAAGCCAAAGCTGCAAAAAGGAAGTCAGAGTACGAAAAGACTATGGCAGCATACAACAAGAAACAG GAAAGTATggctgatgatggtgatgaggaGTCTGACAGGTCAAGATCTGAAGTGCAcgatgatgatgaggaagaaagtGCAGAGG aggaggaagatgaggatgaagatgaCGATTGA